Within the Fusarium keratoplasticum isolate Fu6.1 chromosome 1, whole genome shotgun sequence genome, the region gagagcGGGTGGGCCAGTGAAATGGGCGGCCTGGACCAtgtgaagaaggagacgagaCCGGTCCGCCACAAGTCGGATTTCGGATCTGGCAAAATTTTATCCAACGTAGTTAGATGGATGGGTCAGAGGTCGCGTGTCACTTGGGGGGACCCTTTGTTAGGTTGGACGTTGTTGAACGTTGGGCCGCTGCTGTTGCAAGAGTCAAGTTTCTCGTATCCTTCTGGTGCGTAGGCAGGCACGTTGTTGTACTACTTGAAACTCTCCTTGCCAAGGCACACGTCGGTTGATGTTTTGCAACCCTCAGTTGATGGAGGaaagagatgagatggtCTTACTGTGCTCTCTCCCGTGGGGGACGACGTCTGATGGATAAAAATAGCcggggatgaagatggagggaaTGTGTGGAAATGGGATGGATAAACCGGCATTAATAGGGGTTTGATTCTTGACTTGATGGACTCGACTCCAATGGCTCCTTCTATTAGTGCCTGCCTGCGCCTGCCTACGTCCAtacttcttggcctcctgcCCACAATCACATGTCCTCGATTCGATTAGTGGCTGCCTTTTAAGAGGACACCTGTATTTTGCGCGTATGGATTCGTATGGATGCGCGGGCACTCATGCGCATGCCGTCTAGGTGGTAAATGGACCCTGATTTACGAGCTGGGCCCTCTTCCGAGTGAAATTAACGACGGTGCACCTGCACCTCGCGACCCCGGCCTGTAAGACGACGAATATCCAGTATGGACCGAGGAAAACAAATTGTGTTGGGAACGATTCTGTTGGGCTTCTTCAGCTGTCAGAAATATCCAATTACTCGCAATCCCTTGCCACTGACGAGAGCAAGCATTGCCCCTTATTAGAAAAAGTCACGGCACAAAGAAATTGGTTGCGGAAAATGACACGCCTACCAATCTAACTTTTTTTGATTGTCGATTGCCTATTCTACACACCGACTTTACCTGGGCACCTCACTGATTGTCTCGCTATCGTGCTCCCTAAAACTCTGTGCGTGACAACAAGACGCCCCCCGCTAGACGATCAGTCCAGCGAGAGGATCAAGACTCCAAAAGATCTCGTACTTTTTCCCCTTGACCGCCTGCCGCTAGGATCAAAGGACCCTCTGTTGGCCCTACGGATGCAAGTGCGCACCGACTTTTGTGTGCACTGACTGATCTGGGCCCTACAAAGAAAGGAATGCCATGTCTCGACTCGACTAACCCATGACGCCACATTCTAGCCTCTCCCCCACCCTCACGAGGGTGGCGCTCTTGAGGCTCAGGTCTCAATCTCACTCATCTCAATCTCCACAGGCGCCATCATTGGACGAGCCATCACGACCAACCTCATGAGATTTGAGGGGGCCCGTCCAGTCGGTAAACAGCATCGCAAACAAAGGCAGACGGCACATGTTTTTGTTCTTATCAGCTCTGCCCCTCTAGACCAGCGGTATACTGTGTCCAATCCATTGGGCCCTATCATGTGACCgcgccagccatggccgtgCCCAGCGTCACCAGCGACAACTTTCTCGccgtcgccctcgtcgtcaaccGCTCCCGCGACGGCCCGGCCTTTGTCTTCCACTACCCTGCCCATGTCCAGCCCGCCTCCGGATCCGGCCCCGCCCCTGGCGCTGAGCTCGAGgacatcatcctcgagcGCCTCTCCCAGCAGGGCTACCAGGAcgtcgccgacgacgacgcctCTCTGCCCAAGCAGGCCCGCAACCCAGATGACCACTTTGTCACCGAGTCTGGCACCCAGATTGTCCCCTGGGAGCGTGTTGCTGGCTTCCCCGCCCGTGATCTCGCTGGCATCTTGACACCCGCCCGCCCCTATCACAAGCGCCTCTTCCAGCTGTCCCTGGATCCCCTCTACTGCGTCTCCTATCCCATCCACGTCCCTGAGAATGGAAAGtggaagaagcccaagaagacggcTCGCTCCAAGAAGCTCTCCACATATACCGATGACCCTGCTGGCCTTCACGAAATTGACCCCCTGGCTCCTGGAAAAGCGCCAGAGCAGCccgttgaggagaaggaggttaagaaggaagagggcaaggacaaggacgatgAGAAGCGCAGTTCCATGACCATGTTTAACCTCGTCTTTATCCTCAATCCCAGCAGTaacgaggtcaaggatgttgttgagaCCCTCTACGACCACATCATCAAAAAAGTCAGCAAGGTTTTTAAGTATAGCCAGCAGCATAGCGAGTTCGTCTGGAAGGAATCAAAGCGAATTCTCGTTGCCAAGGATAAAGCACGAGAAGAGCGTAAGTCTACCGTGACCTCAACTCTGGAGATATGTGAATTAACATGTCTTCTAGGTAAAAAGATGAGTGTGTTATGGAGGGAAATCATACAGAGCTCATCCCTAGCTGCCGCCATGCACGACATTTACGAGGCAGTATCGCAGAACAAGATCGCGGCTCTCCATCTAGATACTGCAGCTGGCGCCCTTACCCCTTCGGTTCAGATCCCTGTTCCGTTCTACATCGATGATCTTCCCCAAGGCGAAGAAGGGACACAGCGCGGCCTATGGCTCACCACAGCAAACACCTTTATCAGCCaggatgccctcgaggaACCCGGTTTCCTAGACCGCAATTTTGCACTATTACTTACAgatgacgagaagaagatcattTCTGAGCTTCAGGCCGACCCAGATCCGACAACGGCTTCCGTAGTCGAGTTTGTGCGCTTATCTAAACCTACACAATCGTGAGTGCCCATCAACCCTCGAACATGTTCTCATCTCTTACACTGGTTTGCAGTTTCTATCAAGTTGGCCAGAGCAATATTCTCACTTTGGGCCAAGTTCGTAAATATGCACAgcacttcatcttctggcGTCGAGCCATCGCCATTCCCCCTCTACACGCCAAGGACCAGTACATCCTCTCCCCAAATTGTGATCTCTCCCGTCTCTCcctcgacaccctcgagTGGCAGCGAGCTTTCCCTCTTGCTCCGCCCCTCCCCAAtttcctcgccgagctcTCCCAGACCCCTCGTCCCTATAAACAATTCTCCCCCAGCAAGGCCCACCGGCCCACCTACCTCCTCATGCTGGCCTGGCTCATGCGTCGTGGCTGGGTCACCCAGCTTTGTACCTTTGCCTACGTCGTAGTCTGGCCAGAGATCCTCTACGAGGTTGAGTACGAgatggaggctgaggagatcCGTGCCGCCGCCGATGTCGATTCGAAATCTGGCTCCTCCACCGCCGCTCCAGGGGTGCCCCGCACCTCCGAGTCCTCCGAAGACCACTCCGGAACCGACGGCTCCCATGTCCCCACCGTCGCCGAGCAGGCCGCCGAGAAAGCCCGGCTCGAGCGTATCGCATCCAAGGCCCAGCGGGATGCTGCAGAAAAGGCTACTGCCCATGCCCGAAAGGTCGTTCCCATCGTCACGGCTCACCCCTCAGTCAACGACCACCCTCATCTAGCCGGCCTCACACCGCACATCATCCTTGATGCCAAAAAGGCCACCGGCAAGGAGTCGCGCTACCTTTCTGCTATTGCGCGCCGTTTCAATGACGAGAAGCTGGCAAACAGCTGGCAAGTCATGTGCAAGTATTTCGATGGCCGTTGCGCCCTCGAGCGCATAGCTCTGCAGGAGGACATGAAGCGCAAGCTGGTCTGGAACACCCTGACGGCCATGAGCGAGTATCTCCTCTGCACCCGTCACTGGTGATATGGCCAGCGTAATTTGTCATTGGGCGGCAGCCACGAATGGGACGTGGGTATATAATGATAGGTATCTCGCTTGTGGTATCTAGGCATAAAGAGCAATAAAACAAGTATAGTACTGCGAAAATACAGTAACCCAGAGGTGCCAAGTATTCTCCCATCCAAAAAGCTCGCTCAGACGAGCACCAGGCCTTACTTTCCCATCGCCTCTCAGTAGATCCTGGAGGGAGAACCACAAATGGCGCATTAAATCGCAAGCAGATTAAGCAGAAGAAAAGATAGGAGTAGAGAGAAGTGAAGATTCCTAACCCAAAGACATGACATGACAGGCCTTGCGTTGCCTCCCCTTCACCACCCATCCTGGAACTGGTCCAGGAAACCATCCCCTAAGGTATCGCGACAGAAAAGAAATGAACAGAATCCCTAAACTAAAGCACAACCCATAAAACACATAACCCAGTAAGCAACAAACCCCGCGAGCACAACTAGAAACACGATCCGGATATGCCCCTGCGCTGTATAAGCCTATATACCTTAGCCCACGCCTTGACACGCCGAGGCCGCTCCTCAAAGAGTGAGAAACGCACCAACAAGTAACCCAGAAACAATCCCACTGCCCAAACACCAAGAGAATGTCGCATATCCTTGAAGCGGGGTCCGCCACGCGAAACCGAGCCTTGAGAGAGTGCGAGATGCCAGGGTAAAAATGATGAcagtgatgatgataatTCTCAAACGCCGAAAGCCATGATGTAAAGCCAAAAGGGACAGACCaccttcttggtctcttgcACTCTGAGCCAAGATAACGAGTCCTTGAGGACCGAGCAAGACAATGGATCAAACGTATTCAACTCATCCGTCCTGCCATCTACTGCGTGAGATCCATGTCGtactcatcctcctccttgaagtTGATCGAGGCTTGACCGCTGCCGTTGTCATCAGGGTCATGCCAGAATTGGTTGGTATCGTTCAGGTCGGCGTTGTCGTCTGGGCTGAGGCTTACGGGGTCGACACCTCCGCCCAAGCCAGTGAGAGACTCGCCTCGGTAATCAGTGTGATGAGGCACACGCAGACCAGATCCCGCTGTCCGCGAGTAAGAAAAGGTACCATTCTCactcttggagatggcatccATCAGTTCAGTCTGCATACGTCGCTCATCCTCGGTCAACTCAAAAGGGAAATGACCGCCAAGCTCGGCGATCGtgttcatcatctcctcctgctgTTGAAGCTTGAGATGAAGCATCCACATAAGATCTCGGGTCCAGCTGACGGCGCCGTTTAGGATGTCACCCTTGTTGGggcccttgtccttctcctcgatggGCAGGCCCGTTGTGATATTACCAGCCGTGCTTCCAGTGGCCCTCCGTGCGCCCGGTCCAGCGAGCCCCGAAGTAGCTTGGGTTGGGCTGGAAATGCCGGTGAGCGTGGGTGAAAGGGGAGTACCATTCTGGATGAGCTTTCGGatcttctcatcctcaagacGATGTGTGGGAACCAGTCTGCTGAGGTCCTGTATCCTCTCGTTGATGTTGTCTCGTCGGCGACGCTCCACGAGGTTGTGAGACTCTCGGCGTCGTTTCCGCTTCATCTCTTGCGACGAGACTGCGTTTGGAGCCACACCGAGCTTGGCGGGCATCGAGGTTCCACCCTTCATCATGACCTCATTGATCTGGTTCATGCCCGGCTGCatgggagaggagaagccggAGTTGTAAGAGGCCGGAATGCTTCCAGTCGGGGTGTTGATCCACTGGCCATTGGGCGACTTCATGGCCTGACCTCCGAAACCTGGCGACTCTTGCGATCCGATTGTCATGCCGTGGAGAGTGGCAGTCTTGGGAGTCATCGGAGACATGGGGCTGCGGCTGTTGGATGTCTTTCGCTGCATTTGCTGGCTCATTCGGGCCCTGGCCTTGGCATTCAGGTAGTTGGGATCATTGGCGTCAGCGTTCATGTCGCCGGTCAGAGGGGATCCTGAGTAGGACAAGGGCGAGTGCAGCGAGGTGCCCAGGGAGTGACCTTGCATTTGGCGGTACTGGGTGAAGCCTGTGTTGAAAGGGCTTTGAATGGGATCTCCGTCGGGGGTATTTGAGTAGCCGTTCATGTGCGACTGGTCCATTCCGGAGTTGCGGTGGGAAAAGGCACTCTGGGAGAAGCCCATGTTGAGTCCTGAAAAGTCCTGGCCTTGGCCGGACATTCCAGACTGGTTATCGGGAGGGCCggtgaggccatcaagaagctcgtcatcgCCAAACAAGGCGGAACCGCTCGAGTAGCCGTTGGCACCGCTGCCCGAGTTTGAGTTgaagttgttgttgaaggagggAGAGTAGCCGCCCGACATGGCGAGGTCGTTAGGGTCGATGCTACCCCCGTTGGGGTTGTTCCCAAATTGATTGAAGCCGTGCTGGGCCATCGTGGGCAACGGCAATAGTGTTGCCTTTGGATGTGTCGCTGTTGTAGAATCGGATGTTGTGCCCTAGCTTGAGGAGGGGGGAAGTGGGTGAAGAAATATTGTGGGCGTGCGCCGGTTCGGTTAAGGGCGACAGCTGGGAGTAAATGCGAAGGGTTGAAACAGGCCTACTCAAAGACTCGAGTCAGCATCTGGCAAAGGCAGCGCGGAGCGCAAAGCGGGGGGAGAAGGTGAAGGAGGCCGGTTCGGTGGCTCGGCGAAGGGAAGTGGACAGATGGAATGCCCGCTGCCGCGGAGGTCGCAGCAAGGAGAGTGGCGGGCGGGAGGCCGGGGGTTCAGACGTGCGAGTCCTGACTCACCTCACAGGCAGAAGAGTATCAGAGTGAAACTGGTAGGAGTGTCTAGAGGCCGCAGTTCATAAGAGGACACAGAGGTCGAAGCAGTTCAAAGGTAAAAaagttcaagaagaaggcgaaagcgacggcga harbors:
- a CDS encoding Nitrogen permease regulator 3: MAVPSVTSDNFLAVALVVNRSRDGPAFVFHYPAHVQPASGSGPAPGAELEDIILERLSQQGYQDVADDDASLPKQARNPDDHFVTESGTQIVPWERVAGFPARDLAGILTPARPYHKRLFQLSLDPLYCVSYPIHVPENGKWKKPKKTARSKKLSTYTDDPAGLHEIDPLAPGKAPEQPVEEKEVKKEEGKDKDDEKRSSMTMFNLVFILNPSSNEVKDVVETLYDHIIKKVSKVFKYSQQHSEFVWKESKRILVAKDKAREERKKMSVLWREIIQSSSLAAAMHDIYEAVSQNKIAALHLDTAAGALTPSVQIPVPFYIDDLPQGEEGTQRGLWLTTANTFISQDALEEPGFLDRNFALLLTDDEKKIISELQADPDPTTASVVEFVRLSKPTQSFYQVGQSNILTLGQVRKYAQHFIFWRRAIAIPPLHAKDQYILSPNCDLSRLSLDTLEWQRAFPLAPPLPNFLAELSQTPRPYKQFSPSKAHRPTYLLMLAWLMRRGWVTQLCTFAYVVVWPEILYEVEYEMEAEEIRAAADVDSKSGSSTAAPGVPRTSESSEDHSGTDGSHVPTVAEQAAEKARLERIASKAQRDAAEKATAHARKVVPIVTAHPSVNDHPHLAGLTPHIILDAKKATGKESRYLSAIARRFNDEKLANSWQVMCKYFDGRCALERIALQEDMKRKLVWNTLTAMSEYLLCTRHW
- a CDS encoding BHLH domain-containing protein, which codes for MAQHGFNQFGNNPNGGSIDPNDLAMSGGYSPSFNNNFNSNSGSGANGYSSGSALFGDDELLDGLTGPPDNQSGMSGQGQDFSGLNMGFSQSAFSHRNSGMDQSHMNGYSNTPDGDPIQSPFNTGFTQYRQMQGHSLGTSLHSPLSYSGSPLTGDMNADANDPNYLNAKARARMSQQMQRKTSNSRSPMSPMTPKTATLHGMTIGSQESPGFGGQAMKSPNGQWINTPTGSIPASYNSGFSSPMQPGMNQINEVMMKGGTSMPAKLGVAPNAVSSQEMKRKRRRESHNLVERRRRDNINERIQDLSRLVPTHRLEDEKIRKLIQNGTPLSPTLTGISSPTQATSGLAGPGARRATGSTAGNITTGLPIEEKDKGPNKGDILNGAVSWTRDLMWMLHLKLQQQEEMMNTIAELGGHFPFELTEDERRMQTELMDAISKSENGTFSYSRTAGSGLRVPHHTDYRGESLTGLGGGVDPVSLSPDDNADLNDTNQFWHDPDDNGSGQASINFKEEDEYDMDLTQ